A window of the Fusarium fujikuroi IMI 58289 draft genome, chromosome FFUJ_chr09 genome harbors these coding sequences:
- a CDS encoding fumonisin cluster-fatty acyl-CoA Synthase, producing MFHTAPYTIESPGYLKVAGESLPRRHPRAKHGLLERPTDGVRTVFDIVRNSAKLYPHHKTVGTRRLIKMHREIKIIEDKKKEWVYYELGPYNYLNYSQYEQLTIEIGSGLRKLGLSSSSKVYLFGTTSANWISMSHGCASQAIPIVTGYDTLSAKDIQYSLSQTQSEAIYLDPHLVGTADIALENSQVKTVIINTDCIFSGDYEIADFKGKHPQLKVIAFEELIQLGRDNLTEPTPISPSDLFCIMYTSGSTGRPKGCCISHENFVAGITGLLGGIDDFVSDRERVLAYLPLAHIFEMALENLVMYIGGTLGYGNPKTLTDASLRNCHGDMIEFKPTIMVGVPQIWETIRKAVLSRLDYSGIVAKTVFWTALGLKSLAVRYSLPYKGVLDDLVFGRVRQMTGGRLRYILNGSSGIANDTKEFLSLIVAEMLTGYGLTETCANGALGSPFEQTTSAIGPTSPAMDVKLVSIPELGYFTDAGFGPCQGEILVHGPVVFKEYFKNPEATEKAFTRDGWFRTGDIGEFDDRGHLKIIDRVKSLVKMQSGEYIALEKLESIYRTSQAILQVMVHADCEYTRPIVIIMPNTRFLQDKFRGLGFNDDESALSSERVSAYVLKDLQAIAKRSGLTKIETVAGVVVTDLEWTPQSGLVTATMKLNRRFILSYFRDEVEKCMQSLR from the exons ATGTTTCATACAGCGCCCTACACTATTGAGTCTCCGGGCTATTTAAAGGTGGCAGGCGAGagtcttcctcgtcgccaTCCTCGAGCCAAACATGGTCTGTTGGAGCGCCCTACCGACGGGGTGCGAACAGTCTTCGATATCGTGCGCAATAGCGCTAAACTGTACCCTCATCACAAGACCGTTGGTACCCGCAGACTCATCAAGATGCATCgcgagatcaagatcataGAGgacaaaaagaaagaatgggTATACTATGAGCTGGGGCCTTACAATTATTTGAACTATTCACAGTACGAACAGCTCACTATCGAGATCGGCTCAGGACTACGCAAGTTAGGACTTTCTAGCAGCAGTAAGGTTTATTTGTTTGGTACGACTAG TGCAAATTGGATATCCATGTCACACGGATGCGCTTCCCAAGCGATTCCGATTGTCACAGGCTATGATACGCTCAGTGCCAAAGACATTCAATACTCTCTATCCCAAACTCAATCTGAGGCGATATATCTTGATCCGCATCTCGTGGGTACTGCAGATATTGCACTTGAGAATTCTCAAGTCAAAACCGTGATTATCAATACAGATTGCATATTTTCCGGGGACTACGAAATCGCAGACTTCAAGGGCAAGCACCCCCAGCTCAAAGTAATCGCCTTTGAGGAGCTTATCCAACTTGGAAGAGACAATTTGACCGAGCCAACTCCCATCAGTCCGTCTGATCTCTTCTGTATCATGTATACTTCTGGCTCTACTGGGCGTCCAAAAGGTTGCTGCATTTCGCACGAGAATTTTGTCGCAGGCA TCACTGGACTATTAGGTGGTATAGATGACTTCGTCAGCGACCGAGAACGCGTTCTTGCATATTTGCCTTTAGCCCATATCTTCGAGATGGCACTCGAGAATCTCGTGATGTATATCGGCGGAACACTCGGTTATGGTAATCCAAAGACCCTTACAGATGCGTCCCTCCGAAACTGCCATGGGGATATGATTGAGTTCAAGCCTACTATAATGGTTGGTGTCCCGCAGATTTGGGAGACCATTAGGAAAGCGGTACTTTCTCGGCTCGATTACTCTGGTATCGTTGCTAAAACAGTATTCTGGACTGCATTGGGCCTCAAATCCCTCGCCGTGAGATATAGTCTACCTTACAAAGGCGTATTAGACGATTTGGTATTTGGCAGGGTTCGGCAAATGACAGGTGGACGACTGCGGTATATCCTCAATGGCAGTAGCGGCATCGCCAACGATACCAAGGAATTTCTCTCACTAATTGTGGCAGAGATGCTTACGGGATATGGGCTCACGGAAACATGCGCCAACGGTGCGTTGGGCTCTCCTTTTGAGCAAACAACTAGCGCAATCGGCCCAACTTCCCCGGCTATGGACGTGAAACTCGTTTCCATTCCTGAGCTTGGGTACTTCACAGACGCGGGCTTCGGCCCTTGTCAAGGCGAGATATTGGTGCATGGGCCAGTTGTCTTTAAGGAATATTTCAAGAACCCTGAAGCGACTGAAAAAGCCTTTACCCGGGACGGATGGTTCAGAACGGGCGACATTGGCGAGTTTGATGATCGTGGTCATCTCAAGATCATTGATCGAGTCAAGAGCCTGGTCAAAATGCAAAGCGGCGAGTATATCGCCTTGGAAAAGCTCGAATCCATCTACAGGACATCTCAGGCTATACTTCAAGTCATGGTACACGCAGACTGCGAATATACCAGGCCGATTGTCATCATTATGCCAAACACGAGATTCCTGCAGGATAAGTTCCGGGGCCTTGgcttcaatgatgatgagagtgcCTTAAGCAGCGAAAGAGTGTCTGCCTATGTCCTCAAAGATCTCCAGGCTATAGCCAAACGGTCCGGCTTAACCAAGATCGAAACGGTGGCTGGCGTTGTTGTAACTGATCTTGAATGGACCCCGCAAAGT GGACTAGTCACTGCTACGATGAAACTTAATCGGAGGTTTATCTTGAGCTACTTtagagatgaagttgagaagtGTATGCAGAGCCTTAGATAA
- a CDS encoding fumonisin cluster-P450 monooxygenase, producing the protein MRGLNTTAVSLVLSAIWSYGLDHDGSGSLFSTLCHYIGTFCKTFPLLVVSRFIWSAIIWPTFFSPLRHLPNIPSGGWLSKETLRLVTEPRGVPQSDWINSISKEPVDLARYRSFLGVERILVISPKALAEVLATKSYNFRKPDLIVSELKQATGMGVLLAEGSEHKFQRKVLQTAFNYRHIKNLYPIFWDVAGELASALEKKVLERQQSPSDTETVIDIVDWASRATLDIIGIAGMGQGFDAIQNADSQLHQAYRMIFEPSREAIFLAVLRLIFPDRLVNWLPLQRNKRMRHGIRVIRSKCLELIRQRQEQIRHLPSAGDGIGSDILTVALLNGGFSDEKLIDQLMTFLAAGHETTATALTWAVYILCKQPEIQTRLRAEIKLNFPNPKTSPTSKGPSLNMLQEAIDSKLPYLNAVCLEVLRYFAPIPLTMREATCDTTILQTAVPAGTRIILAPRVTNRDSALWGSDANNFNPDRWLLPKDENATPTEHSEFDTGNQNRDLAGDVSATTKQTKKTGPGKSEARSNYADLTFLHGPRSCIGQSFARAEFVILLATLVLNFEFQIEDPRLLDEQNIRISRGATSRIVGGLNVRVKPIAVI; encoded by the exons ATGCGCGGCTTGAACACTACTGCGGTTTCTCTTGTCTTATCGGCAATCTGGTCTTATGGTCTGGATCATGACGGGAGTGGCTCGCTATTCTCGACGCTATGCCACTACATCGGGACTTTCTGCAAAACGTTTCCTTTGCTTGTGGTCAGTCGCTTCATTTGGTCTGCCATCATTTGGCCCACTTTCTTTTCCCCATTGCGACACCTACCCAATATTCCAAGTGGTGGCTGGTTGAGCAAAGAAACACTGAGGTTGGTCACAGAGCCAAGAGGGGTCCCTCAGAGCGACTG GATCAATTCAATTTCCAAAGAGCCCGTTGACTTGGCCCGCTACCGAAGCTTTCTTGGCGTCGAACGAATACTAGTGATATCTCCCAAAGCCCTCGCCGAGGTCCTTGCGACCAAGAGTTATAATTTCCGCAAACCAGACCTTATTGTATCAGAGTTGAAGCAAGCTACTGGAATGGGAGTCTTGCTCGCTGAAGGGAGCGAGCATAAATTCCAGAGAAAGGTTTTACAGACTGCGTTCAACTATCGGCACATCAAAAACCTCTACCCTATCTTCTGGGATGTTGCTGGAGAGCTTGCGTCGGCACTCGAAAAGAAAGTCCTTGAAAGACAACAAAGTCCCTCAGATACGGAGACAGTCATAGATATTGTTGATTGGGCTAGCAGAGCCACCTTGGATATCATCGGCATCGCTGGAATGGGCCAAGGGTTTGATGCCATCCAGAATGCTGATAGCCAATTGCACCAAGCGTATCGCATGATATTTGAGCCATCTCGGGAGGCTATCTTTCTCGCTGTCCTCAGGCTCATTTTCCCTGACCGACTGGTGAACTGGCTTCCATTGCAGCGAAACAAGCGAATGCGCCATGGCATACGTGTCATCCGCTCCAAGTGTCTAGAACTTATTCGGCAAAGACAGGAGCAAATCAGACATCTACCATCCGCGGGAGACGGAATTGGTAGTGATATCCTCACCGTGGCTCTCTTGAATGGTGGCTTTTCGGACGAGAAGTTGATTGATCAGCTTATGAcctttcttgctgctgggcATGAGACAACAGCCACGGCTCTCACTTGGGCCGTATATATTCTCTGTAAGCAGCCCGAAATACAAACTAGGCTACGAGCAGAGATCAAACTTAATTTCCCAAACCCCAAAACCTCGCCAACATCCAAAGGACCCAGCTTAAACATGTTGCAGGAAGCCATTGACTCGAAATTGCCATATTTGAACGCAGTTTGTCTCGAGGTTTTGCGATACTTTGCCCCCATTCCACTCACGATGCGAGAGGCGACGTGTGACACAACTATTCTTCAAACAGCGGTACCTGCTGGCACTAGAATAATCTTGGCACCTCGCGTTACGAATCGCGATTCTGCCCTTTGGGGCTCTGATGCAAACAACTTCAATCCCGACCGCTGGCTGTTGCCGAAGGATGAGAATGCAACGCCCACTGAGCACTCTGAATTCGACACAGGCAATCAAAATCGAGATCTTGCTGGAGATGTTTCAGCTACAACAAAGCAAACGAAGAAGACAGGCCCTGGCAAAAGTGAGGCACGAAGCAACTATGCTGACTTGACCTTCTTACATGGACCACGAAGCTGTATTGGACAGTCGTTTGCCCGAGCCGAGTTTGTTATTCTATTAGCTACTCTCGTTCTCAATTTCGAGTTCCAGATTGAGGACCCACGGCTTCTAGACGAACAAAACATCCGGATAAGTAGAGGAGCGACATCAAGGATAGTTGGGGGTTTGAATGTCAGGGTGAAACCAATAGCCGTTATATAG
- a CDS encoding fumonisin cluster-peptidsynthase condensation domain, with protein MNSVEQLRQTWSKVLAVPASEIEDDDSFFDLGGDSVKAIQLLSEAAQSAITVDLQTFYDNSTVKDFWSIISPQVQGRNGWGPINRSCDKLTGRTDNWVGRKKTDINLETVERALKEFNIARESVCQIAPISPIQGELQHSGNDVPQSIMFRLEVALIRFILIEFFLHLGLNGNVGLINYVYEVEGRDLKQGLAQLIKHLEAKSPIFRTIIIEDDTGKSTQVRLSHSLSTWAYPTDLQTYLDDTMTEKQRLGASSVRYSLVLGDERHQGKSFFVISFDHTHCDAFSRYLIDKEIRQILEQPAEYSSLQNPERPWYGDFVEHNRAHNHDDRLSQYWASYMKSVNLANVHPLNEAVVGGELDGELVEIVPIPVVTLSRRTRGQINPSHVILAAWAMALSKHSGLKDIAFGLARHGRSSDSFMDLSRVMGPLVTGTPFRVKLDDTEKGTERFLNKVKEEVLETAKWEQGVVPNIHPDAEGNSWVQSMVNLKSELYGFGNESWTADDAEANITAIKMRRDLQQYEFKSNWAILLSTLQKQGQLRLRMYYQSQLLDHDKAQALFANFKFFIAELAKGSEDPITNLLDSDS; from the exons ATGAATTCGGTAGAGCAGCTCCGACAAACATGGTCTAAGGTGTTGGCAGTACCAGCATCCgagattgaagatgatgattctTTCTTTGATT TAGGAGGCGATTCA GTCAAAGCCATTCAGCTCCTATCCGAAGCGGCACAATCCGCTATTACTGTCGATCTGCAAACTTTCTACGACA ACTCGACTGTGAAAGACTTCTGGAGTATCATCAGCCCACAAGTTCAAGGCAGGAATGGCTGGGGGCCAATCAACCGCAGTTGTGATAAGTTAACCGGCAGAACGGACAATTGGGTTGGTAGAAAGAAGACAGATATCAACCTAGAGACAGTGGAAAGGGCTCTGAAGGAATTCAACATAGCACGAGAGTCTGTATGCCAAATTGCACCTATCAGTCCCATTCAAGGTGAGCTCCAGCACTCGGGAAACGATGTACCGCAAAGCATCATGTTCCGTCTAGAGGTTGCGCTAATCCGGTTCATACTGATAGAATTCTTTCTTCATTTGGGCTTAAATGGCAATGTCGGTCTTATCAACTACGTCTACGAAGTTGAAGGGCGCGACCTGAAACAAGGCCTGGCTCAACTAATCAAGCACCTGGAAGCAAAAAGTCCAATCTTTCGTACTATCATCATAGAGGATGACACTGGAAAGTCCACTCAAGTCCGGCTTTCGCACAGCCTGTCAACCTGGGCCTATCCTACCGACTTGCAGACATATCTCGATGACACCATGACTGAAAAGCAACGCCTCGGTGCATCTTCAGTACGATACAGCCTTGTACTTGGGGATGAGCGACACCAAGGAAAGAGCTTCTTTGTTATCAGTTTTGATCACACGCACTGCGATGCCTTCTCTCGCTATCTGATCGACAAGGAAATACGTCAGATACTGGAGCAGCCGGCGGAATATTCTAGTCTGCAGAATCCTGAGCGACCTTGGTATGGGGATTTTGTCGAGCACAACCGCGCCCATAACCACGATGACCGACTATCCCAATACTGGGCATCGTACATGAAAAGTGTCAACCTCGCAAATGTACACCCCCTCAACGAGGCCGTGGTAGGAGGCGAGCTTGATGGCGAGTTGGTTGAGATTGTCCCGATTCCAGTTGTCACTCTGTCACGGAGGACGCGCGGTCAAATAAATCCATCCCATGTCATTCTGGCCGCCTGGGCCATGGCCCTATCAAAGCACTCTGGTCTCAAGGACATCGCGTTCGGGCTTGCTCGCCATGGAAGATCTTCCGACTCGTTCATGGACTTGAGTCGAGTCATGGGCCCGTTGGTAACAGGGACACCGTTCCGTGTGAAACTCGATGACACCGAAAAAGGAACCGAAAGGTTCCTCAAcaaggtaaaggaagaagtGTTGGAGACGGCAAAATGGGAGCAGGGGGTTGTTCCAAACATCCACCCGGACGCTGAGGGCAACTCATGGGTGCAGTCAATGGTCAACTTGAAGTCGGAGCTGTACGGGTTTGGAAACGAATCCTGGACTGCGGATGATGCAGAGGCGAACATTACCGCAATAAAAATGAGGAGAGACTTGCAGCAGTATGAGTTCAAGAGTAATTGGGCCATATTGCTGTCAACCTTACAGAAGCAAGGTCAGTTGCGACTTCGAATGTACTATCAATCGCAGCTCCTTGATCATGATAAGGCGCAGGCATTGTTCGCCAACTTTAAATTCTTCATAGCGGAACTGGCTAAAGGATCCGAGGATCCCATTACGAACTTGTTGGACTCGGATAGCTAG
- a CDS encoding fumonisin cluster-short-chain Dehydrogenase: MNGGHDLVLLTGATGHVGYAVLVKILQAGYNVRVTLREMSQADAILSSGLVKEALSCGKIDISFVHVPDFTAPDAFGSVLSNVTQIVHVASALRRGPSRDLKGAIIDVAVMGTKNILRAAQNCPSVRRVVITSSTSAIVDPHPAVNQSPTGRCITPSDRHIDYDAEYYRGNSHKAYTAAKTAALNATDAFLAAAGGGGGTSPLHFDVINIMPSFVFGPKGLAASPADIINGSNIFGIGTVMRHKSWKGIRLEAVCCHVDDVAQIHVNALDERGLLPLKPGTHRDFILGVKFKPEDIRQVVKSRFPIEFWENESAVFGAHGTYEWYHIDYDVRPAEDLLGKPFKTLGEQIYDSGSQVLGMSKGLMTKV; the protein is encoded by the coding sequence ATGAATGGGGGCCATGATCTTGTACTTCTTACTGGCGCAACCGGACACGTGGGCTATGCTGTGCTTGTCAAGATCCTGCAAGCAGGCTACAATGTTCGCGTAACACTACGTGAAATGAGCCAGGCAGACGCCATCCTCTCTTCTGGCCTTGTCAAAGAAGCTCTTAGTTGCGGAAAAATTGACATCTCATTCGTTCATGTTCCCGATTTTACGGCACCAGATGCCTTCGGTTCTGTTCTTTCAAATGTCACCCAAATTGTTCATGTTGCAAGTGCTCTTCGCCGAGGCCCAAGCAGAGACCTGAAAGGGGCAATAATCGACGTGGCAGTCATGGGCACAAAAAATATCCTCCGGGCAGCTCAGAATTGTCCTTCTGTAAGGAGAGTCGTCAttacatcttcaacctctgcCATCGTGGACCCGCATCCCGCTGTGAATCAATCACCGACTGGTCGCTGTATCACGCCGTCGGATCGTCACATTGACTATGATGCCGAGTATTACCGAGGCAACTCACACAAGGCTTACACTGCAGCTAAGACAGCAGCTCTCAATGCCACAGACGCTTTTCTGGCCGCAGCCGGTGGTGGCGGAGGAACCTCACCACTACATTTCGACGTTATCAACATTATGCCATCTTTCGTATTTGGGCCTAAAGGCCTGGCCGCTTCACCAGCTGATATTATAAATGGCAGTAACATCTTCGGCATTGGTACTGTCATGCGCCACAAGTCATGGAAAGGCATCAGACTCGAGGCAGTGTGCTGCCATGTTGACGACGTTGCACAAATCCATGTCAACGCGCTCGATGAGCGTGGACTGCTCCCACTGAAACCTGGAACACATCGAGATTTTATCCTAGGCGTCAAGTTCAAGCCAGAGGATATTCGACAGGTCGTCAAGAGCAGATTCCCGATCGAGTTCTGGGAAAACGAATCCGCTGTTTTTGGAGCACATGGCACGTATGAATGGTATCATATTGATTATGATGTTCGCCCTGCAGAAGATCTACTTGGGAAGCCTTTCAAAACATTGGGGGAACAAATATACGACAGTGGAAGTCAGGTTTTGGGAATGTCGAAGGGATTGATGACAAAAGTATAG
- a CDS encoding fumonisin cluster-P450 monooxygenase: MYHIEPIWDARSSLCLAATIVAMLVLIGIGVIMYNIFLHPASKFPGPTIAGATSLRYHWAMSTGNVAPWLREQHARYDEIVRIAPDMISYVNPDAWRDIYAYKPGKKEQNGIDWTIPSRDDDVPSMFSEANDAEHNRVRRLFLPAFSDRALKQQEPLLSKYSDQLIDLIRRGIDDNSNQEFDAVKLYNFTTFDIMGDLTFGEPLGLLKNSSYTEWVQNLFHDIKTVGIFLFIFDFPPLPWLVRKFSPPSIQRAHEIHKRHTVERVNRRLERGLDRPDIWNLVLSQPEGRGLTRAQMHANADIFMIAGTETTATLLSGLTYLLLKNPEKLQKLVKEIRGSFGSSEELTVENLARLPYLSACLSEGLRCYPPVPIGPSRLTPKTGAEVLGEHIPGRIRLTIPQCAAYYSELNFKDPYSFIPERWLPDTGYENDRKGILQPFLIGPRNCIGQNLSSDAPDSL, from the exons ATGTATCACATTGAACCCATCTGGGATGCCAGGTCGTCGCTATGCTTAGCTGCTACAATCGTGGCAATG CTGGTCTTGATTGGAATTGGCGTGATTATGTAcaacatcttcctccatccAGCGTCCAAGTTCCCGGGACCAACTATCGCTGGTGCCACCAGTCTCAGGTACCATTGGGCCATGTCTACGGGGAACGTCGCGCCGTGGTTACGGGAACAGCATGCTAGATACGATGAGATCGTGCGTATCGCTCCAGACATGATCAGCTACGTGAACCCCGACGCTTGGAGAGACATATACGCCTACAAGCCCGGTAAAAAGGAGCAGAACGGGATCGACTGGACCATTCCGTCTCGCGACGATGATGTTCCCAGCATGTTCTCGGAGGCCAATGATGCGGAGCATAACCGTGTCAGACGTCTCTTCTTGCCTGCTTTCTCTGACAGAGCTCTGAAACAGCAGGAACCTCTCCTTTCAAAGTACAGTGACCAGCTTATTGACCTAATTCGCCGAGGCATCGACGACAACAGCAATCAAGAGTTTGACGCAGTCAAGTTGTACAATTTCACTACCTTTGACATCATGGGCGATCTCACCTTTGGGGAACCTCTTGGTCTGCTGAAGAATTCTTCGTATACCGAATGGGTCCAGAACCTTTTCCACGACATCAAGACCGTTGGAATatttctcttcatcttcgactTTCCCCCACTCCCGTGGCTAGTTAGAAAGTTCTCGCCACCATCAATCCAAAGGGCCCACGAGATCCATAAGAGGCACACTGTTGAGCGTGTCAATCGGCGGCTCGAAAGAGGCCTTGATCGACCAGACATCTGGAACCTGGTTCTTAGTCAGCCAGAAGGACGAGGCCTAACACGCGCTCAGATGCATGCTAATGCGGACATCTTCATGATCGCTGGTACAGAAACGACCGCTACACTGCTTAGCGGTCTGACTTACTTGCTACTGAAGAACCCTGAAAAGTTACAAAAGCTCGTCAAGGAAATCCGTGGCAGCTTTGGGTCTAGTGAGGAGCTTACTGTTGAGAATCTTGCCAGGCTGCCGTATCTCAGTGCGTGCCTCAGCGAAGGGTTACGCTGTTATCCACCTGTTCCCATCGGGCCCTCTCGCCTCACGCCCAAGACTGGAGCCGAAGTGCTCGGAGAGCACATTCCAGGTCGC ATCCGACTTACGATACCACAATGCGCGGCGTATTACTCCGAATTGAACTTCAAAGACCCGTATTCTTTCATTCCAGAGCGATGGCTCCCAGATACTGGATATGAAAATGATCGGAAAGGTATTCTGCAACCTTTTTTGATTGGCCCCCGAAATTGCATTGGACAGAA CTTATCATCAGATGCGCCTGATTCTTTGTAA
- a CDS encoding fumonisin cluster-tricarboxylate transporter: MSHGQSSDYSGFVCFEFYQKLLTDSNGNISRSRILVAGFGAGATESLLAVTPTELIKTVMYILNPFPVLLKIILTCSSIEDRRLEKPRIQNSIHAISIIAREHGLRGFFQGFWPTTARQSAGSAIRLGSYTFLKQVVQSRTPQNKRIGTVDTFIIGSLAGLITVYLTQPLDTIKTCMQGLQARTRYRNSFTCAKNILEQEGVLALWRGAVARSTRLVMSGGIVFMVYEKVMEGLDVISPVREL; encoded by the exons ATGTCCCATGGCCAAAGTTCGGACTACAGTG GATTCGTATGCTTCGAATTCTATCAGAAACTACTTACCGACTCCAATGGGAACATATCCAGATCCAGAATTCTTGTGGCAGGCTTCGGTGCTGGAGCGACTGAGTCGCTTCTGGCTGTAACACCGACTGAGCTAATTAAGACAGTGATGTACATTCTAAATCCCTTTCCCGTTCTTCTCAAAATCATTCTGACGTGTAGCAGTATTGAGGACCGCAGATTAGAGAAGCCTAGAATCCAGAATTCGATTCATGCAATATCCATCATTGCACGGGAGCATGGTCTGAGGGGCTTCTTCCAAGGATTTTGGCCAACCACCGCTCGACAGTCTGCAGGTAGCGCTATCCGGCTAGGATCCTACACATTCTTGAAGCAAGTTGTGCAATCACGCACCCCTCAGAACAAGAGAATCGGTACCGTCGACACCTTTATCATCGGAAGTCTTGCTGGATTGATCACCGTCTATCTGACACAGCCGCTCGACACTATCAAGACCTGCATGCAAGGGCTTcaagcaagaacaagatatAGGAATTCATTCACTTGCGCGAAAAACATTCTGGAGCAAGAAGGTGTTCTCGCCCTCTGGAGGGGTGCGGTAGCTCGCTCCACAAGACTCGTCATGAGCGGTGGGATTGTGTTTATGGTATATGAGAAAGTGATGGAGGGTTTAGATGTAATTAGCCCCGTTAGAGAGTTATAG
- a CDS encoding fumonisin cluster-fatty acyl-CoA Synthase, translated as MDTLTHVLLLPEALETLGSPSVIIPRASSTSDEVVSYAHLTELVQSLQQDLAALGISVGNKLALVLPNGLQYVTVLLAAIRQRAISAPIHPNSTREECKQIFSLMVPDLVVVISSGSGKNGLQSAQAAVLAAQDLGLLVASCHAYPQSERLSFRFALSRVTYGAGASKYPAPCAEYSRDDVMAEDKVLMLFTSGTTGRPKSVQLTHTNLLVAMRIIIAAHRLTSRDRSFLITPLFHIIGIAGSLLPTLFTGGCAVIPASLPASFWQDCHDYSITWYHAVPTLHQLLLSFPLPKGGVPTTLRFIRSGGSDMSPYLFNRLQKLGVPLLEVYGMTETAPAIFCNPFPVTGTSITIQRQPGQYPIPDAVDVMILPPERASSSEPNGELDEPKAKDPVSRLTKELGVRGEICLRGKNIMAGYTNNPTANAEAFLPNGFFRTGDLGVILPRQYLALIGRVKEIINKGGEKISPAEIEHVARLHDEVKDAACFRIKEEIYGEIIGT; from the coding sequence ATGGATACCCTTACACACGTCCTCTTACTTCCAGAGGCCTTGGAAACACTCGGTTCTCCCTCTGTTATTATACCTCGGGCTTCATCCACGTCAGATGAGGTGGTATCTTATGCCCATCTTACTGAGTTAGTACAATCGCTGCAGCAAGATCTCGCCGCGCTTGGCATCTCCGTCGGCAACAAATTAGCTTTGGTATTGCCAAATGGACTTCAATATGTCACCGTTTTGCTTGCAGCAATTCGGCAACGTGCCATTTCGGCGCCAATACATCCCAACTCCACGCGGGAGGAGTGCAAGCAGATCTTTTCTCTCATGGTGCCGGATCTAGTCGTTGTGATCTCGTCCGGATCCGGTAAGAATGGGCTGCAGAGTGCGCAGGCGGCTGTGCTTGCGGCTCAGGACCTGGGCTTGCTAGTGGCCTCGTGTCACGCATATCCGCAAAGTGAACGACTCAGCTTTCGGTTCGCACTATCACGAGTGACCTATGGTGCTGGAGCTTCCAAATATCCCGCCCCTTGCGCAGAGTATTCGCGAGACGATGTTATGGCAGAGGACAAAGTCCTTATGTTATTCACTAGCGGAACCACCGGACGGCCCAAGTCAGTTCAGCTTACACACACCAATCTTCTCGTTGCAATGCGTATAATCATAGCAGCGCACAGACTCACATCAAGAGATCGGTCATTCTTAATAACACCACTATTCCACATCATTGGCATTGCAGGGAGTTTGTTGCCAACCTTGTTCACGGGAGGCTGTGCCGTTATACCGGCTTCTCTCCCAGCAAGCTTCTGGCAAGATTGTCACGACTACTCCATTACATGGTATCATGCTGTTCCAAcgcttcatcaacttctacTTTCATTTCCTCTGCCAAAGGGTGGTGTGCCAACGACATTGAGATTTATACGCTCTGGTGGCAGTGACATGAGCCCTTACTTATTCAACAGATTACAAAAGTTGGGAGTTCCGCTGTTGGAGGTCTACGGAATGACTGAGACGGCACCAGCAATATTCTGTAACCCTTTTCCAGTCACGGGTACAAGCATCACTATCCAGAGACAGCCAGGTCAATACCCGATTCCCGACGCTGTGGATGTCATGATACTCCCACCGGAGCGAGCATCGAGCTCCGAACCCAATGGGGAGCTTGACGAACCCAAAGCCAAGGATCCTGTATCGAGACTCACCAAAGAACTTGGTGTTCGGGGAGAGATATGTCTTCGCGGTAAGAACATCATGGCGGGTTATACAAATAACCCGACCGCGAATGCGGAAGCATTTCTCCCAAATGGGTTCTTTCGTACAGGTGATCTTGGTGTAATACTTCCACGCCAATACCTGGCCTTGATTGGAAGGGTCAAAGAGATTATCAATAAGGGCGGCGAAAAGATCAGCCCTGCCGAAATCGAACATGTGGCTCGGTTACATGATGAAGTCAAAGACGCTGCTTGTTTCCggatcaaggaggagataTACGGTGAGATTATTGGTACGTGA